The following are encoded in a window of Eschrichtius robustus isolate mEscRob2 chromosome 1, mEscRob2.pri, whole genome shotgun sequence genomic DNA:
- the LOC137759212 gene encoding olfactory receptor 4K13-like has translation MDLLNNRSGVSEFILLGLSTSQETQIFFFAIFFLVYVAIIVGNLLIVISVIFDNHLHSPMYFFLANLSFFDLCLSSAVTPKVISDFLRKCKTISWWGCMTQMFFMHFFGGGEMSLLIAMAVDRYVAICKPLHYKTIMSHKVLIVFLLLSWVIGLTHTTSQMIFTVGLPFCGPNVLDSFFCDLPLVIKLACTDTYTLELLVIVNSGLLSLVCLILLLISYAVMLVTIWHHSYSASSKALSTLSAHITVVTLFFGPAISIYAFPFNSYSVDKFLSVFYSIITPLLNPIIYTLRNQEMKAAIKRLSSQHIGSWLTH, from the coding sequence ATGGATCTCCTGAATAACAGATCAGGTGTTTCTGAGTTCATTTTGCTGGGACTTTCTACTTCTCAAGAAactcaaatattcttttttgCAATCTTCTTTCTTGTCTATGTAGCCATCATAGTAGGAAACCTCCTCATTGTGATTTCTGTGATATTTGATAACCATCTTCACTCCCCCATGTATTTCTTTCTggcaaatttatcattttttgacttatgtctttcctctgctgtgaCTCCCAAAGTGATATCAGACTTCCTTAGAAAATGCAAGACCATCTCTTGGTGGGGCTGCATGACCCAGATGTTTTTCATGCACTTCTTTGGAGGTGGAGAGATGTCTCTTCTGATAGCTATGGCCGTCGACAGGTATGTCGCCATATGCAAACCCTTGCACTACAAGACCATCATGAGTCACAAGGTGCTCATTGTGTTTCTACTGCTCTCGTGGGTGATTGGGCTCACACATACCACAAGCCAGATGATTTTCACAGTGGGTTTACCTTTCTGTGGTCCAAATGTTTTGGACAGCTTTTTCTGTGACCTCCCCCTGGTCATCAAGCTTGCCTGCACTGATACCTACACCCTAGAGCTCCTGGTGATTGTGAACAGTGGGCTCCTGTCCCTGGTCTGCTTAATTCTCTTGCTCATATCCTATGCTGTCATGCTGGTCACCATCTGGCATCACTCCTACAGTGCATCCTCCAAGGCTCTGTCCACACTCTCTGCTCACATCACTGTGGTCACTCTCTTCTTTGGTCCTGCTATCTCCATCTATGCTTTCCCATTTAATAGTTACTCTGTAGATAagtttctttctgtgttttactCTATAATCACCCCTCTTCTTAATCCAATTATTTATACTCTGAGGAATCAGGAAATGAAGGCAGCCATTAAGAGACTGAGCAGCCAGCATATTGGTTCTTGGCTCACCCACTAA